The Amblyomma americanum isolate KBUSLIRL-KWMA chromosome 2, ASM5285725v1, whole genome shotgun sequence genome contains the following window.
TACCGCTTCAGGCCCTTTGTTTGCATGGCAGATGTGGAAATTAACATAGATAGCTCCTTCTGGCTTGCCTGTGACTTTTGCAGCTCTTCCAAGAGGTGAGCTCTctggccaaaaaagaaaaaaaagtaagttcAAGCAATAAATATACTGCAGTGCAAATTTACACAAAATGCGAATAGCTCTATAGCCAGGCATGTTTTTCAAGCCCCATCTATTTTATGCAGTCACAGTGCTAGCTAATGATGGAAACAAAATGCTAAAAAAAGTTAGAGTTACCACTTCAGCTGTGCAATTGTCAGCATTACTTAATGTGGGATGTACAGATGTTACAAGTTGGCTTCCTTGCGTCCACATGTAAACAACAGTTTGACAACACTGGTAAAACCATGCAATCACACAATCAGACGGGTAActtacatttatttttttgttcttcttttccAAGATTTTCTCGAGCtgtttcctcttcttcttcgacAGCTTCGTGGCAACTTTTATGTTACTGGCCTTAccaacttctttcttttcaatcTTCTTCGATGGCAAGATGAGGGCATTGCTGCTATCGTACTTGTCCTGCCTCACATTCAGCTCGACTTCCACctgtagtagtaataataataaaataataataatttattgccaTAGAGAGTGAATATGCACAGAAACGGGCCTGTCAAGGCCAAAAGGAACCTAGCAGATATGATGACTGTAATAATAATATAATCTTTATTCGCACAAATGCAGGTATGCACAAATGTAGCACTTGATCCCACCTGCAGCGAATGTGCATATCCTTTGCATGATCAGAAACTAACTTAGTTTCGCACTTCTACCGAGTTGTTCGGCAGAGAATACGCCACCCACAATATTGCAATACATAAAAGAATGTACTGAGTACACTGAAACGTAGATCTTCGCGCAGgaataaacaaaaatataatCGCCGTGCACGCAACACGAACGAGAAACTAAGTGCAATGTCAAAGTTGTGAGCGATACGCTAACTGACATGTTTTGAAAAAATACATTCGAACATATTATGAACGCTGTTTCGGCGCGATCTAGCATACAGCACATTCTTGAAGACCGCCTCTCCTACAATACGAGCTAAAATTGCCGATCCAGCAACACAGACGCTTACAGAACGCACTGACAAATATATTGCGTTGGCACTCACTACTGTAACGACAACAGGCTGCAAGGTAAAAGGGAAGAACTAACCTCCGGTGGTCTTTGCTGGTCTGTTGGCGTTGTATGCTCTGAACTCCTCGCTTTAGCATTGTATTTGCGCCGGGATCGACCCATGTCGACGGAGATCGCGCAACCCTGCACTGCCTCCACAAGCACGTGGATCAAGTTGATGTTAGTGACACATAGTTGCTATCATACTGCACTCAGAAAGTGCCAAGTGTTTACCAGTAAAGTTGACAGCATGCATTCAACCTTCTGTGATGCCGTGCTACAATTTACCATAAGCAATATTTAAATTGCAGCAATAATTGTTTATAATGTTCAGTTGATCATTATAAACgtgtgaaaaaaaattacttGAAATGTCTAGTTTTTATTTTTGCTACTAGGTGACGACACAGGCTTAGAGGCTAGAGGTCTGTGAAAACTTttgctacagtgaactagaattaTATACTTTTATGTTTTTCGAACGCCAGCACAGTTCTCTTCATTATTAATTGTTTAAATTATGGGATATTACGAAGCCAATAATCTCTCAGCCTTTGAATATTGTGCTGCGCCCTTGTGGCGACGAACATTAACTTGCGTTTCTTTCGCGCCCGATGCCAACAATTTTGTAGGAGTACTTGCGGTGCTTGTGTGTATGCTACGTATTTGGACGCGCGCTTACTTGAAACCGCTCAAAAACATTATTAGTTCGGCGTGCTTCCCCTTTTACAGATGATACGGAGATTTGCGAATTGACATGAGTTTTATTCAGTTTCACCACGACATTCTGAAACTCCTCTTCAAGAAACTTGCCGAAGAGTACAGCGACAAGAAAACGAGTACGTCTCTATGCCCTTACTTCAAAAGAGTTTCTGTTTCGCCAGAACCTCCTTACAGTTACTTAATGCCTTGTTTCTAACTATTTCAGTTTCAACGAAAACGCTCAATGAGTAAGTACGTCTGTATGTGCATTTTATTTTATGAGTCGCATTGCTGCGGATTTGAAAGTCAGTTGGACTCATCTTCGATGATCCGGTCTTGCAACGTACTGCTTGTAAAGTAATCGCCTTTTCTTCAGTGTGCAGAGTATCATGAAAAGAGCGACACGCACACTACTCGTTATTTTCGAATAATTTGGAGGGAAACCATGTGGTAAATTTGTCACCATGATTAGCAATAGAGTATCGTAGATCTATTTTGCATCAAGGAGCTGTTGAAACTTCGCACGGGCACGCTCAGGCAAAGCCTCGCCAGTGTGCCTCCGTGCCGCATCTAATCACGAGAGCCATCCGCTATGCAGCTCATCCCATTACATAATTAAGCTCCAAAGTCCGAATCCACAGTATTGAATTGCAGCGCACCTTTTATGTCAGAGATGTGGTTTAAATTGTTATCACGCGGAGCAAAAGGCAATTGTCTCAGCCCTGGTCAGAATTCTTTCTCTGTTTTGCGTTTGTGCACACCAAAATACccgttttatattttttttcaatcGCAATAAATCTCTCTCGGGCACTGCATACACATTGTGGATGCTAACTGAATGCTGTTAAATGTCGTATGCTAGGTGCAATGTccacaaatgtaaaaaaattagaaaaattggattttggggaaaggaaatggagcagtatctgtctctcatatcagCAGACACTTGAGCTGGGCAGTAAGAgaaaggatagagggagtgaaagaataaaggaagaaagaggtaccgtagtggaataatttcgaccacctggggatctttaatgtgcactgaaattgcgcagcacacgggcggcttagcattatgcctccatcaaaacgcagccaccgcggtcgggttcgaacccgggaactccggatcagtatagccgagcaccctaaccactgagccaccacggtgcgTGCAGCAAAAAATATACTGAAATGAGAAGAATTTTGCATAAAACCATCTCAAGCAAGGCATGCGAAATGAGTTCAGGAAGGCACTTTTAAGATGGACGAGGACAAGTGCTTTAAAATGCCTAGCGTATACAAGTTTATTTACACTACTAACTTCTTATGACAGGAGTTGGCCAAAAGAACATGCGAGGACCTGACAAAAACTGCACAATTATCTCAGAGGTTGGAATGTTATCTGTGCCATATTGAGATACTCATCCCACTGGATAtaaccactgcggtggctcagtgcttatgatactcggctgctgatccataAGACGTAGGTTTGATCCTGGCCActgcagtcgcatttcgatgcaggcgaaattcttggtacccgtgtactgtgcgatgtcagtgcacgttaaagaattccaggtggtaagagttatccgcagccctccactatgacgtccctcatagattgagtcactttgggacattagacCTCGTAAAACCAATCAAACCTTTCCATTGACATAGCGAATGAATTTACATAGCTGAATTCCTGATCATCATTaatagagaaccccaggtggtcaaaattatccagagccctccactacggcatccctcagagcctgagccactttgggacgttaaagtccATAATGCACTCGCCCCACTGTATAATCAAAGGCCTATGTATTTAACAACGCCACTACCTGCAGTCATTTAACTGAATTACTTCCCGTTTGTTCTGCCGATATGTGGCATGAGCCACTTTTTGTCGGAAGCATTTAGTGACAGGTTCATGCTGGGCAACTGGTGCAATTTTTGGATACCCAGTAACAGTTGGATAATTCCCAAATGGCAGTACTGCTGAACAACAATTGACACTACCCATGTAGGCAACAGCAGTTCTAAAAAATTGATTCAAGCCTAACAGAAGTTTTGTTGTGACTGTATTTCAAAGACTGGACCACTTCTTTCGAGCTCCTCTTCAACTAGCACTGAGACTTGTTGACAGACGCCGTGTCAAGCGCTTGACCTGCCCACATGGCCGTGTTGTTTATCAAGTCGCTGGTGAAGCCAGGGCATTTTATACTTGCCTGCCAAGCAGCAACTTCTGTGCCTGCTATTCATATTTGCATCAAGGTAAATTGCATAATTTGTTCACTGTTTTATTCTCATGTAATTAATTACACATTTGGTTGCTACACCATTTACTTCTATGGTAATTTTCTTACTGCATCCTTACAGCATCCTTACTACCTTAAGAGTTAATGCGAGGGTGGTCAGCTTTTCTTGTGTGCAAGTATTTATGTCTAGAATGCCTTTTAAATGTTTTGCTTTAATGCATAATCAATGGATATTATTGTCACCTGGGACAGTTGATTTACTGCTGACCAATTTATTGCATTGTCTCCTTAGACATAAGAACAATCAATTTATAACATTGTCACTTGGAATAATGTTTGTATCATCTGAAACTATCTTATGAAGCTAGCCAGAATTTGAACATGAAAAGAAGAGTACATTATTTTTGCTCATTTCTTTTCATTACTTTCAGTCATTACTTTTAGTCATGATGCTTAttgaaacctttttctctcaaatttTAGGAGGCAGCCATTTTATAATCTGTACAAACACATTCTACTGGGCTACTTTCTGCTCTGGTAGTCCTCAATTGTCTTCTGGTGCCCAGCTGGCCAGACATTTTAAAGTTACTTTCATTGCAAAATCCACACCACCTGCCAGGCCATCACGGACAGTTGGCTGAACTAGAATATTATGAAACAAACCTAATTTAGCACCACTGGTAGAAGCAAGAGGTTCTTGGCACTTTTAATGCAGTTTAAGCAGTGGGGCTTGTTAGCAAAGCAGCAACTATGTAGATTACAAAAAAGATGCGATcaaaagaaagcagcagcatGGAAACCACATTTATAGGAAACATAGAGCATCTTTTCTGCACTGGCTCGCTGTATTGCCTCTACTGGTGCTTTATGTCATTTCTTGCTTCATTTTATCATTCATGTAATGCACATATATATTTTAGTCTAAGCAGTGGCATTCTTTGCATATTTAAATGCTTAATAAAAAGTGTAGGATATCAGCATTTTCAGGACAGGTCATCTTGAAGAATTGATATAGGAGGATGGAGAGAGGCGAGAGCCATGGAACTTTTATATGTATGTTGTCATCAACGTTTTGACAGAGGGAAACGGGAACCTTAAAGGACCCCTGACGAGGATTGAACATTTAGATAAACATGTGCAGTATATAGATCAGGTGCTTGTGGTCACCTTTCAGAATATCAGAGCCATGCTTGCTGTGAAAAATGGTAAAAACTCTAACCAGCAGCCACTCACATTCTCTTGCAATGTGCTCTTTTT
Protein-coding sequences here:
- the LOC144120873 gene encoding zinc finger SWIM domain-containing protein 7-like, whose translation is MSFIQFHHDILKLLFKKLAEEYSDKKTISTKTLNELDHFFRAPLQLALRLVDRRRVKRLTCPHGRVVYQVAGEARAFYTCLPSSNFCACYSYLHQVLRKQAIPMCKHVLASRLAEAFGTCENVSCTEETMLFLLQGLS